Genomic DNA from Sphingomonas lacunae:
CGAGAACCATGCCATAGCAGTGTTTCCCGAGGGCACGACCAATGACGGCCGATCATTGCTGCCGTTCAAGTCATCCTTGCTTGGGGTTCTGGAACCACCGCCTGCGGATGTGCATGTGCAACCAGTATTCATTGACTATGGTGATGTGTCCAGCGAGATTGCCTGGATTGGGAATGAGGGTGGCATTGACAATGCCCTGCGGATATTGGGCCGCAGTGGTCGATTTGATCTCCATATCCATTTTCTTGAATCCTTCGATCCGACCCTTTTGGGTGGTCGAAAAGCGATCGCGGCGGAGTGTCGCGCGCGGATTGAGGCGGTCATGCAGTCCGAACTATATCAGCGTAGCGTGGCTTGATCCGAACAAGGATGTTTGAAACCGAAACCGGATCAGGCTTGGTCACGCGGGAAACTCGGCCGGGCTAGAACTCCGCTGCCATGGATCAAAACACGAGTGCTGCCACGGTGATGTCTTTCCCCGTGCGGCTCCATCTCGCATTGGCAGCTGAAATGGCCTAGGTGCCTTTCCTTGACACTATCCGGCAATTGTTGGCGCTACGGACATAAGATGCGATACCATGTAAAGAGTTTTGGCTGTCAGATGAATGTTTATGACGGCGAACGCATGAGCGAAATGCTTTCCGGCGAGGGCATGGTGCCTGCCGCCAATGCGGTTGATGCGGATCTGGTTGTGCTCAACACATGCCATATTCGGGAAAAGGCTACGGAAAAGGTCTATTCCGATATTGGCCGTTTGCGGCGCGCCGACGGCACACGTCCCATGATTGCTGTGGCTGGTTGCGTTGCCCAGGCTGAGGGCAAGGAGATCGCTCGCAGGGCCAAGGTGGATGTGGTGGTAGGGCCCCAAGCTTACCATCGCTTGCCCCAATTATTGAAACAGGCCTCTGAACATGGGCTGGCTGTTGATACTGACATGCCGGCGGATTCAAAATTCGCTTCCTTGCCAAGCCGTAAGCGTGTCGGAGCGTCTGCTTTTCTGACAATCCAGGAAGGCTGCGACAAATTTTGCACCTATTGTGTTGTGCCCTACACGCGTGGAGCAGAGGTAAGTCGTCCATTTGCTGCTATCCTCGACGAGGCCCGTTCACTGGTTGATGCGGGTGCCCGGGAAATCACGTTGCTTGGGCAGAATGTGAACGCGTGGTCCGGGACGGATGATGTCGGGCGGTCCATTGGTCTGGCCGGACTGATCCGCGCGCTTGATAGACTGTCCGGCCTCTGGCGCATCCGTTACACAACCAGCCATCCGAACAACATGACGGACGATCTGATCGCTGCACATGGAGATGTGGAAAAGCTGATGCCGTTTCTGCATCTGCCCGTCCAATCGGGCAATGACAGGGTGCTGCGGGCAATGAATCGAAGCCATGGTCGTGATGACTACCTCCGGCAGATTGAAAGGGTTCGGCAGGTCCGACCGGACATTGCCATTTCCGGTGATTTCATCGTTGGCTTCCCGGGTGAAACCGAAGCCGAATTTCTCGATACGCTGAGTCTGGTAGAAGCGATTGGATATGCGCAGGCGTTCAGTTTCAAATATAGCGCGCGTCCGGGGACACCGGCTGCGGACCTAGGGCATATGGTGGCCCCCGACGTTTTGGATGATCGCTTGCAACGTCTTCAGGCGAACCTTTTGCGCGATCAGGCGCGATTCAATGCCGACTCTGTTGGCCGCAGATGCGAAGTTTTGCTTGAACGGGATGGACGAAAGCCGGGTCAATTGATCGGCAAATCGCCTTGGATGCAATCCGTGCACGTTCTTTCTGATGACCAGATCGGCGATATCGTTTTGGTCGATCTGACAGAGGCTGGCCCCTTGTCCCTGAGCGGCCAGATCGTCACTTGAGGGCGTTCGCCAGTCATCATTAGCAGCCATTCAAAATTTTGCTGTCACAAGGCGCGAAGTGGTGCATCTTGTGCCTGCTACCGTTTCTGGAGACCGTCGAGCCATGTCTGGCGACGGGCCCTGGGACTGCGCTGAAGGAACCATATGAGCCGAAAGCCCCTGCCTGCTCGTTCCGGTGACCGGAGCCGGACCGAAATGACCTTTGACCGCCCGCAATTGCTGCCTCAGTTATTTGGGCAATATGATCAAAATCTGGTCGCGCTGGAGAACCGGCTGGGCGTTTTCATCACCGCGCGCGGTGATCGGGTCGGTCTGGAAGGAACGGCTGAAAGCGTCGCGCTTGCACGGGATGTTTTGAACGATCTTTACCGACGATTGCAGCGGGGTGATGAAATCGATCCCGGCTTGCTGGACGCCGTTATTGCCATGGCGGCAGAGCCAACGCTGGATGGCATTGTGCAACGTGCCGACCATTCCAGTCCGCCGATCATGATCCGCACCAGGAAAAAGACGATTGTCCCGCGATCGTCCACCCAGATCGGCTATATGCACGCCCTGGTGCGCGATGATATAATTTTTGCGCTTGGCCCAGCAGGAACAGGCAAGACATATCTTGCCGTCGCCCAGGCCGTCAGCCAGTTGATCCAAGGCAGTGTGCAGCGGCTGATCCTCTCGCGCCCCGCAGTCGAGGCTGGTGAGCGGCTAGGGTTTCTGCCCGGCGACATGAAGGACAAGGTCGATCCATATTTGCGTCCGCTTTATGACGCTTTGTATGATTGTCTGCCCGCTGAGCAAGTC
This window encodes:
- the miaB gene encoding tRNA (N6-isopentenyl adenosine(37)-C2)-methylthiotransferase MiaB, which translates into the protein MRYHVKSFGCQMNVYDGERMSEMLSGEGMVPAANAVDADLVVLNTCHIREKATEKVYSDIGRLRRADGTRPMIAVAGCVAQAEGKEIARRAKVDVVVGPQAYHRLPQLLKQASEHGLAVDTDMPADSKFASLPSRKRVGASAFLTIQEGCDKFCTYCVVPYTRGAEVSRPFAAILDEARSLVDAGAREITLLGQNVNAWSGTDDVGRSIGLAGLIRALDRLSGLWRIRYTTSHPNNMTDDLIAAHGDVEKLMPFLHLPVQSGNDRVLRAMNRSHGRDDYLRQIERVRQVRPDIAISGDFIVGFPGETEAEFLDTLSLVEAIGYAQAFSFKYSARPGTPAADLGHMVAPDVLDDRLQRLQANLLRDQARFNADSVGRRCEVLLERDGRKPGQLIGKSPWMQSVHVLSDDQIGDIVLVDLTEAGPLSLSGQIVT
- a CDS encoding PhoH family protein gives rise to the protein MSRKPLPARSGDRSRTEMTFDRPQLLPQLFGQYDQNLVALENRLGVFITARGDRVGLEGTAESVALARDVLNDLYRRLQRGDEIDPGLLDAVIAMAAEPTLDGIVQRADHSSPPIMIRTRKKTIVPRSSTQIGYMHALVRDDIIFALGPAGTGKTYLAVAQAVSQLIQGSVQRLILSRPAVEAGERLGFLPGDMKDKVDPYLRPLYDALYDCLPAEQVERRIASGEIEVAPLAFMRGRTLADAFVILDEAQNTTVAQMKMFLTRFGLNSRMVVCGDPKQVDLPPPGVSGLQDAVGRLEGVDGISVVRFSTADVVRHPIVGRIVEAYEGKDD